A genomic region of Arachis stenosperma cultivar V10309 chromosome 9, arast.V10309.gnm1.PFL2, whole genome shotgun sequence contains the following coding sequences:
- the LOC130951893 gene encoding photosystem I reaction center subunit II, chloroplastic-like: MAMATQASLFTPPLSAPKPTDRTWKQAAAVSFTTPKLNLRFPSVRASAAEEKVEAAAAEKEKEEAPVGFTPPELDPNTPSPIFGGSTGGLLRKAQVEEFYVITWDSPKEQIFEMPTGGAAIMRQGPNLLKLARKEQCLALGTRLRSKYKIKYQFYRVFPNGEVQYLHPKDGVYPEKVNPGRQGVGQNFRSIGKNVSPIEVKFTGKQPYDL; this comes from the coding sequence ATGGCAATGGCAACACAAGCTTCCCTCTTCACCCCACCCCTCTCTGCTCCCAAGCCCACCGACCGTACATGGAAGCAAGCAGCCGCAGTGTCCTTCACCACCCCGAAGCTGAACCTGAGGTTCCCAAGCGTAAGAGCTTCGGCTGCAGAGGAGAAAGTAGAGGCTGCTGCAGcagagaaggagaaggaggaggcaCCAGTGGGGTTCACCCCACCTGAGCTGGATCCAAACACGCCATCCCCAATATTCGGAGGAAGCACTGGAGGACTATTGAGGAAGGCCCAAGTGGAAGAGTTCTACGTCATAACATGGGATTCCCCGAAAGAACAGATCTTTGAGATGCCCACAGGTGGTGCCGCCATAATGAGGCAGGGTCCAAACCTTCTGAAGCTTGCAAGGAAAGAGCAGTGCCTTGCACTTGGGACAAGGCTTCGGTCAAAGTACAAGATCAAGTACCAGTTCTACAGGGTGTTCCCCAATGGCGAGGTCCAATACTTGCACCCCAAGGATGGTGTCTACCCTGAGAAAGTCAACCCTGGTCGCCAAGGTGTTGGTCAGAACTTCAGGTCTATTGGCAAGAACGTTAGCCCCATTGAGGTCAAGTTCACTGGCAAGCAACCCTATGATTTGTAA